A section of the Marmota flaviventris isolate mMarFla1 chromosome 19, mMarFla1.hap1, whole genome shotgun sequence genome encodes:
- the LOC114106152 gene encoding cytochrome c oxidase subunit 6B1-like translates to MAEDIKTKIKNYKTAPFDSRFPNQNQTRNCWQNYVDFHRFQKAMTAKGGDVSVCEWYWRVYKSLCPISWVSTWDDRRAEGIFPGKI, encoded by the coding sequence ATGGCTGAAGACATCAAAACCAAAATCAAGAACTATAAGACTGCCCCTTTTGACAGCCGCTTCCCCAACCAGAACCAGACCAGGAACTGCTGGCAGAACTACGTGGACTTCCACCGCTTCCAGAAGGCAATGACCGCAAAAGGGGGCGATGTTTCTGTATGTGAGTGGTACTGGCGTGTGTACAAGTCCCTCTGCCCCATATCCTGGGTCTCAACTTGGGATGACCGCAGGGCAGAAGGCATATTTCCCGGGAAGATCTGA